The following are encoded together in the Sinorhizobium terangae genome:
- a CDS encoding glycerate kinase type-2 family protein, which translates to MAPIADPRAFLETLFISAVAAADPDLVIASNLPERPKGRTVVVGAGKGAAQMARAFDKAWRGPLSGAVVTRYGFGVHCERIEVLEAAHPVPDERGLHASKRLLAEVRGLTKDDLVVALVCGGGSALLPSPPPGLSLQDEIVVNRALLASGAPISAMNCVRKHLSTIKGGRLAAAAYPAKVVSLVVSDIPGDDPALVASGPTIADESTRGEALRIVERCGLSLPEKVIEWLTTDAADAPKPSDPRFRRNEVRLIASAAVSLEAAAARAREAGIEAIILSDAIEGEAREVGRVHAAIAREVAQRSRPFAKPVVVLSGGETTVTIKGKGRGGRNSEFLLSLALGIDGIHGVSALAADTDGIDGSEDNAGAFADCTTIARLQGQRLDPAALLQCNDSWTAFDALGDIFKPGPTGTNVNDFRAILVQ; encoded by the coding sequence GTGGCACCCATCGCCGACCCCCGCGCCTTTCTCGAAACGCTGTTTATCTCGGCCGTCGCCGCCGCAGATCCTGACCTCGTCATCGCCTCCAACCTGCCGGAGAGACCGAAGGGGCGGACCGTTGTGGTCGGGGCGGGGAAGGGCGCTGCGCAAATGGCGCGGGCCTTCGACAAGGCTTGGCGCGGTCCGCTGAGCGGCGCCGTCGTCACGCGCTACGGCTTCGGCGTTCATTGCGAACGCATCGAGGTGCTGGAAGCGGCCCATCCCGTGCCGGACGAAAGGGGGCTCCACGCCTCCAAACGCCTTCTCGCCGAGGTTCGCGGTCTGACGAAGGACGATCTCGTGGTGGCGTTGGTCTGCGGCGGCGGTTCCGCGCTCCTGCCGTCGCCGCCGCCAGGCCTGTCGCTGCAGGATGAAATCGTTGTCAACCGCGCTCTTCTCGCCTCCGGCGCCCCGATCAGCGCAATGAACTGCGTGCGCAAGCATCTGTCGACGATCAAGGGCGGCAGGCTGGCGGCAGCTGCCTATCCGGCGAAAGTCGTTTCGCTCGTCGTTTCCGACATCCCGGGGGATGATCCGGCGCTGGTCGCCTCCGGTCCGACGATTGCGGACGAGAGCACGCGCGGGGAGGCCTTGAGGATCGTCGAGCGCTGCGGGCTGTCGTTGCCGGAAAAGGTCATCGAGTGGCTTACGACAGATGCTGCCGACGCGCCGAAGCCGTCCGATCCGAGATTTCGCCGAAACGAAGTGCGCCTGATCGCCTCGGCGGCCGTCTCGCTGGAGGCGGCGGCCGCGCGTGCCCGCGAAGCCGGGATCGAGGCGATTATCCTCTCCGACGCGATTGAAGGCGAAGCGCGCGAAGTCGGGCGCGTCCACGCCGCGATCGCGCGCGAAGTTGCTCAGCGCAGCCGCCCGTTCGCCAAGCCGGTCGTCGTCCTCTCGGGTGGCGAGACAACCGTGACGATCAAGGGAAAGGGCAGGGGCGGCCGCAACAGCGAATTCCTCCTGTCGCTGGCGCTCGGCATAGACGGCATTCATGGCGTCTCGGCACTTGCCGCCGATACCGACGGCATCGATGGCTCGGAGGACAATGCCGGCGCTTTTGCCGACTGTACGACGATTGCCCGGCTTCAGGGGCAGCGGCTGGACCCGGCGGCGCTGCTTCAATGCAACGACAGCTGGACGGCTTTCGATGCACTCGGCGATATCTTCAAGCCGGGACCGACCGGAACCAATGTCAACGATTTCCGAGCGATCCTCGTGCAGTAA
- a CDS encoding Hsp20 family protein, translating to MRTTLDFSPLSRSSVGFDHVFDLLDAASRLAPTDNWPPYDILRVGDNQYRITMSVAGFAPDEITVTHEPQLLVVRGEKAGEDNADYIYRGIAGRNFDRRFQLADYVKVTSANLANGLLAIDLVRELPEQMKPRRIEIEQAKALPPLEGREQTGGGKQAA from the coding sequence ATGAGAACAACACTCGACTTTTCGCCCCTGTCTCGGTCAAGCGTGGGATTTGACCACGTTTTCGACCTGCTCGACGCAGCGAGCCGCCTGGCACCAACCGACAATTGGCCGCCCTACGACATCCTTCGCGTCGGCGATAACCAGTATCGCATCACCATGTCAGTCGCCGGCTTCGCGCCGGACGAAATAACCGTCACACATGAACCGCAATTGCTTGTCGTTCGCGGCGAAAAAGCCGGCGAAGACAACGCTGATTACATCTATCGCGGTATTGCCGGGCGCAATTTCGATCGCCGCTTCCAGCTGGCCGACTATGTGAAGGTCACAAGTGCCAACCTCGCCAATGGGTTGTTGGCAATCGATCTCGTCCGTGAGTTGCCCGAGCAGATGAAGCCACGCCGGATCGAGATTGAACAGGCTAAGGCCCTACCCCCGTTGGAGGGCCGCGAGCAGACCGGAGGTGGCAAGCAGGCCGCCTAG
- the hyi gene encoding hydroxypyruvate isomerase — translation MPRFAANLTMLFNEAPFLDRFSLAAKAGFEGVEYLFPYEFEKMALRNALERHGLTQVLHNLPAGDWARGERGIAILPDRIDEFRKGVASAIDYAIALDCRQVNCLAGIAPDGVSDKILRTTLVENLKLAATELGKHGIRLLIEPINRFDIPGFYLNTVEQAASIIAEVGSDNLFIQYDLYHQQRTQGELVGTYKRFADRIAHIQLADNPGRNEPGTGEINYPFVFDALEAAGYDGWIGCEYKPLTTTAEGLGWLGAERKQSADIIKIRS, via the coding sequence ATGCCGAGATTTGCTGCGAACCTGACCATGCTGTTCAACGAGGCACCGTTCCTCGATCGCTTTTCGTTGGCCGCCAAGGCGGGCTTCGAGGGGGTGGAGTATCTCTTCCCCTACGAATTCGAGAAGATGGCGCTCAGGAATGCGCTTGAGCGCCATGGCCTCACCCAGGTGCTGCACAACCTGCCTGCCGGAGACTGGGCGCGCGGCGAGCGTGGCATCGCCATACTTCCGGACCGCATCGACGAGTTTCGCAAGGGCGTTGCGTCCGCCATCGACTATGCGATCGCGCTCGATTGCAGGCAGGTCAATTGCCTCGCGGGCATCGCGCCGGACGGCGTTTCCGATAAAATCCTGCGCACGACGCTGGTTGAGAACCTGAAGCTCGCGGCGACCGAACTCGGCAAGCACGGCATCCGCCTCCTGATCGAGCCGATCAACCGCTTCGATATTCCGGGTTTCTATCTCAACACCGTCGAACAGGCGGCCTCGATCATCGCCGAGGTCGGAAGCGACAACCTCTTTATCCAGTACGACCTTTATCACCAGCAGCGCACGCAGGGAGAATTGGTCGGCACCTACAAGCGCTTCGCCGATCGCATCGCCCACATTCAGCTTGCCGACAATCCGGGCCGCAACGAACCCGGCACCGGCGAGATCAACTATCCCTTCGTCTTCGATGCACTGGAAGCGGCCGGCTACGACGGCTGGATCGGTTGCGAATACAAGCCGCTGACGACGACGGCCGAGGGGCTGGGCTGGCTTGGCGCTGAGCGCAAGCAGTCGGCAGACATCATCAAAATCAGGAGCTAA
- the gcl gene encoding glyoxylate carboligase, with protein MAKMRAVDAAVYVLEKEGIDCAFGVPGAAINPFYSALKARGSIRHILARHVEGASHMAEGYTRARYGNIGVCIGTSGPAGTDMITGLYSASADSIPILCITGQAPRARLDKEDFQAVDIAAIAGPVTKWAVTVMEPALVPFVFQKAFHLMRSGRPGPVLIDLPVDVQLAEIEFDPETYSPLEPYKPSATRAQAEKAIAMLNEAERPLIVAGGGIINADASDLLVEFAEITGIPVIPTLMGWGTIPDDHPLMAGMCGLQTSHRYGNATLLASDFVLGVGNRWANRHTGNVPTYTEGRKFVHVDIEPTQIGRVFAPDFGIVSDAGAALKLFLDVATEWRTAGKLRDWSGWAEECRERKRTMLRKTHFDQTPLKPQRVYEEMNRAFGRDTCYVSTIGLSQIAGAQFLHVYKPRNWINCGQAGPLGWTLPAALGVRAADPDRPIVALSGDYDFQFLIEELAVGAQHKLPYLHVVVNNSYLGLIRQAQRGFNMDFEVSLAFDNINADGDAEKGYGVDHVAVAEGLGCKAIRVRSPNEFAEAFDKARALMDEHRVPVVIEFILERVTNIAMGADINAVVEFEELAARGEDVPTAIAALLD; from the coding sequence ATGGCCAAGATGCGCGCTGTCGATGCGGCAGTTTATGTTCTGGAGAAGGAGGGGATCGATTGCGCCTTCGGTGTTCCGGGCGCTGCGATCAACCCGTTCTATTCAGCCTTGAAGGCCCGCGGATCGATCCGCCACATTCTTGCCCGTCACGTCGAGGGCGCCTCGCATATGGCGGAGGGCTATACGCGGGCGAGATACGGCAATATCGGTGTCTGCATCGGCACCTCGGGGCCGGCCGGCACCGACATGATCACCGGCCTCTATTCGGCCTCCGCGGACTCGATCCCGATCCTCTGCATCACCGGCCAGGCGCCGCGCGCCCGCCTTGACAAGGAGGATTTCCAGGCCGTCGACATCGCTGCGATCGCCGGCCCCGTCACGAAATGGGCGGTCACGGTCATGGAACCGGCCCTGGTCCCATTCGTCTTCCAGAAGGCGTTCCACCTGATGCGCTCCGGCCGTCCCGGTCCGGTCCTCATCGACCTTCCGGTCGACGTTCAGCTTGCCGAGATCGAGTTCGATCCGGAAACCTATTCGCCGCTGGAGCCCTACAAACCGTCGGCGACCCGCGCGCAGGCCGAAAAGGCGATCGCCATGCTGAATGAAGCCGAGCGGCCGCTGATCGTCGCGGGCGGCGGCATCATCAATGCCGACGCCTCGGACCTTCTGGTTGAATTTGCCGAGATCACCGGCATTCCGGTCATTCCGACATTGATGGGCTGGGGCACGATCCCGGATGATCACCCGCTGATGGCCGGCATGTGCGGGCTGCAGACATCGCACCGCTACGGCAACGCGACGCTGCTCGCCTCCGACTTCGTGCTCGGCGTCGGCAATCGCTGGGCCAACCGCCACACGGGCAACGTTCCGACCTATACCGAAGGACGCAAGTTCGTTCACGTCGATATCGAGCCGACGCAGATCGGCCGTGTCTTCGCCCCGGATTTCGGCATCGTCTCGGACGCGGGTGCTGCGCTCAAGCTCTTCCTCGATGTTGCCACCGAATGGAGGACCGCCGGCAAGTTGCGCGACTGGTCGGGCTGGGCGGAAGAGTGCCGCGAGCGCAAGCGCACCATGCTGCGCAAGACCCACTTCGACCAGACTCCGCTCAAACCCCAGCGGGTCTACGAGGAAATGAACCGGGCCTTCGGCCGTGATACCTGCTACGTCTCGACCATCGGCTTGAGCCAGATCGCCGGCGCGCAGTTCCTGCACGTCTACAAACCCCGCAACTGGATCAATTGCGGCCAGGCGGGTCCGCTCGGCTGGACGCTGCCGGCGGCGCTCGGCGTCAGGGCGGCGGATCCGGACAGGCCGATCGTCGCGCTTTCCGGCGACTATGACTTCCAGTTCCTGATCGAGGAACTGGCCGTCGGCGCGCAGCATAAGCTGCCCTACCTGCATGTGGTCGTGAACAATTCCTATCTCGGCCTCATCCGGCAGGCGCAGCGCGGCTTCAATATGGATTTCGAGGTGAGCCTCGCCTTCGACAACATCAATGCCGACGGCGATGCCGAGAAGGGGTACGGCGTCGACCACGTCGCGGTCGCCGAAGGCCTCGGCTGCAAGGCGATCCGCGTCCGCAGCCCCAATGAATTCGCCGAAGCCTTCGACAAGGCGCGGGCGCTGATGGATGAACACCGGGTGCCGGTCGTCATCGAGTTTATCCTCGAGCGCGTGACGAACATCGCCATGGGCGCCGACATCAACGCCGTCGTCGAGTTCGAGGAACTTGCCGCGCGCGGTGAGGACGTGCCGACGGCCATTGCCGCACTTCTTGACTGA
- a CDS encoding Hsp20/alpha crystallin family protein has protein sequence MNVRDLIPWGRAPEHVPTSYRDSDRNPFLMLHREMNRLFDDVFRNFDQRMPFAFSNQPGFGFGWPNVEVTDRDNEIKVTAELPGLEEKDIELSLSEGVLTLRGEKRAESEDKEKQFSERYYGRFERRIPLTYDIDEGQVKATFKNGVLSITLPKTEQSQDKSKRIAISTE, from the coding sequence ATGAACGTACGTGATCTCATTCCATGGGGCCGCGCCCCGGAGCATGTGCCGACATCCTATCGGGATAGCGACCGCAACCCATTCCTGATGCTTCACCGGGAAATGAACCGCCTGTTCGACGACGTCTTCCGCAATTTCGATCAACGCATGCCGTTTGCGTTTTCGAACCAGCCGGGCTTCGGCTTCGGTTGGCCTAATGTCGAAGTCACCGATCGCGATAACGAGATCAAGGTCACTGCGGAACTGCCCGGGCTCGAAGAAAAGGATATCGAGCTGTCCCTCTCCGAGGGCGTGCTGACGCTACGCGGCGAAAAGCGCGCCGAGAGCGAGGACAAGGAGAAGCAGTTCTCCGAACGCTACTACGGCCGCTTCGAACGGCGTATTCCGCTCACATACGACATCGACGAAGGTCAGGTCAAAGCGACGTTCAAGAACGGCGTGCTGAGCATCACGCTTCCGAAAACGGAGCAGAGCCAGGACAAGTCCAAACGCATCGCGATCAGCACCGAATAA
- a CDS encoding IclR family transcriptional regulator encodes MEWTGKGKRGRKAAENAAPSSVQVLDRSLALLAIVAESDDSTLTSLSERTGMAPSTVHRLLTSLASHGMVMSDSDTGVWTVGLKAFEIGNAFLRFRKLGTISRPFLKQLMEASGETANIGIEEGGDVVFISQVESHAPMRAFFRPGRRGPVHASGIGKAILSTWSDKEIGQVMSGRTLTHFTEKTRDTLPGLLRDIQEIRLRGWSIDDEEHTLGMRCVAAPIFNEYGETIAGISVSGPSVRVTDEKLTILGPMVRETADALTRAMGGRRPEEL; translated from the coding sequence ATGGAGTGGACGGGCAAGGGAAAGCGCGGTCGCAAGGCCGCCGAGAATGCCGCACCTTCGTCCGTGCAAGTGCTGGATCGCAGCCTGGCGCTCCTGGCGATCGTTGCGGAAAGCGACGACTCGACGCTGACCTCGCTTTCCGAGCGCACCGGCATGGCGCCGTCGACCGTGCACCGACTGCTCACCTCGCTCGCCTCCCACGGCATGGTCATGAGCGACAGCGACACGGGGGTGTGGACCGTCGGTCTCAAGGCCTTCGAGATCGGCAATGCCTTTCTGCGCTTCCGCAAACTCGGGACGATCAGCCGCCCCTTCCTGAAGCAGTTGATGGAGGCGAGCGGCGAGACGGCCAATATCGGTATCGAGGAAGGCGGCGATGTCGTCTTCATCTCACAGGTCGAAAGCCATGCGCCGATGCGGGCCTTCTTCCGGCCAGGGCGGCGTGGTCCGGTTCACGCCTCGGGCATCGGCAAGGCAATCCTGTCGACGTGGTCTGACAAGGAGATCGGCCAAGTGATGTCAGGCCGAACCCTCACCCACTTTACGGAAAAGACACGCGACACGCTGCCCGGCCTGTTGCGGGACATTCAGGAAATACGGCTGCGCGGCTGGTCGATCGACGATGAGGAACACACGCTTGGCATGCGCTGCGTCGCGGCACCGATCTTCAACGAATATGGCGAGACGATCGCTGGCATTTCGGTCTCCGGCCCCTCGGTTCGCGTAACCGACGAAAAGCTCACGATCCTCGGGCCGATGGTCAGAGAAACCGCCGACGCCTTGACCCGCGCGATGGGTGGAAGGCGGCCGGAG
- a CDS encoding 2-hydroxy-3-oxopropionate reductase yields the protein MASIGFIGLGIMGTPMARHLQDAGYTIVTSKFVIPPRQELVDNGLEFVETPKALAEAVDTIILMLPDTPEVKDVLFGENGVFYGLGKGKLVIDMSSISPIETKEFARRVRETGAEYLDAPVSGGEVGAKNASLSIMAGGSQESFDRALPLFKLMGKNITLVGDCGDGQVTKVANQIIVALTIEAVSEALVFASKAGADPARVREALMGGFASSRILEVHGDRMIKRSFDPGFRISLHQKDLNLALQGAKSLGISLPNTAATQELFNNCAANGDSGLDHSGLVRALERMANHQVA from the coding sequence ATGGCATCTATCGGTTTCATTGGACTGGGTATCATGGGCACGCCGATGGCGCGCCACCTGCAGGATGCCGGATATACGATCGTCACGTCGAAATTCGTCATCCCGCCGCGCCAGGAGCTCGTCGATAACGGCCTCGAATTCGTCGAGACGCCGAAGGCGCTCGCCGAGGCTGTCGATACGATTATCCTGATGCTGCCCGATACGCCGGAAGTGAAGGACGTTCTCTTCGGTGAAAACGGTGTCTTCTACGGCCTTGGCAAGGGCAAGCTCGTCATCGACATGAGCTCGATCTCGCCGATCGAAACGAAGGAATTCGCAAGAAGAGTCCGCGAAACGGGAGCCGAATACCTCGATGCTCCGGTTTCCGGCGGTGAGGTCGGGGCGAAGAACGCCTCGCTCAGCATCATGGCCGGCGGTTCGCAGGAATCCTTCGATCGTGCTCTGCCGCTCTTCAAGCTGATGGGCAAGAACATCACCCTCGTCGGCGATTGCGGCGACGGCCAGGTCACCAAGGTTGCCAACCAGATCATCGTTGCACTGACGATCGAGGCGGTCTCCGAGGCGCTGGTCTTCGCGTCCAAGGCCGGTGCCGATCCGGCGCGGGTGCGTGAAGCGCTGATGGGCGGTTTCGCTTCGTCGCGCATTCTCGAAGTCCATGGCGACCGGATGATCAAGCGCAGCTTCGATCCGGGCTTCCGCATCTCGCTGCACCAGAAGGATCTCAATCTGGCGCTGCAGGGCGCAAAGAGCCTCGGAATTTCGCTGCCGAACACGGCGGCCACGCAGGAGCTCTTCAACAATTGCGCCGCCAATGGCGACAGCGGGCTCGACCATTCCGGCCTCGTCCGGGCGCTCGAGCGCATGGCCAACCACCAGGTTGCGTAA